In Arthrobacter sp. B3I9, the following are encoded in one genomic region:
- a CDS encoding alpha-hydroxy acid oxidase yields MGILRNKWIVSIDDYRRASRKHLPRMISDYLEGGALDEITMRANEEHFDALMLRQRSMVDVTGMDTSTTVLGRSLAMPLMVAPMGMLTIFHPGSDPAVARAAVRAGSIFIHSAWAGCSLEEVAKVAPNNLWAQVAFWKDPEETASYIKRARAVGVDTLVVAGDVGSSSKRERDLHHGLSMPPRPPVADYFNAATRPGWLWRWLTGRKMTYGNYAVNGRPLRMDEMNSWMASNKNPAATWDDFAKLRSEWSGNLVIKGIMDAEDAARAVDEGADGIFISNHGGRQFDAQPATIDVLPSIVEAVGGRAEIYLDGGVRRGHDIVKAVALGARAVLAGRPFAYALATGGEPAVDRAFGILREELKGAMGFVGKASVAELDKTVFANQSHSPVLNGVLL; encoded by the coding sequence GTGGGCATCTTGAGAAATAAATGGATTGTCAGCATCGACGACTACCGCAGAGCGTCCCGGAAGCACCTTCCGAGGATGATTTCTGATTACCTGGAGGGTGGCGCGCTGGACGAAATCACCATGCGAGCCAACGAGGAGCACTTCGACGCCCTGATGCTTCGCCAGCGTTCCATGGTGGACGTGACGGGCATGGACACATCCACTACCGTCCTTGGACGGTCCCTGGCGATGCCGCTCATGGTGGCGCCCATGGGCATGCTCACCATCTTCCACCCAGGTTCTGACCCCGCGGTTGCCCGTGCCGCCGTCCGGGCGGGATCGATTTTCATTCACAGCGCCTGGGCCGGATGCTCCCTCGAAGAAGTCGCCAAGGTGGCTCCGAACAATCTGTGGGCACAGGTGGCTTTCTGGAAGGATCCCGAGGAGACTGCCAGCTACATCAAGAGGGCCCGGGCAGTCGGTGTCGATACGCTGGTGGTCGCCGGTGACGTCGGGTCCTCTAGCAAGCGGGAACGCGACCTCCACCACGGGTTGTCCATGCCGCCGCGTCCCCCGGTCGCAGACTACTTCAACGCGGCGACCCGCCCCGGATGGCTGTGGCGGTGGCTCACCGGCCGGAAGATGACGTACGGCAACTATGCGGTGAACGGCCGTCCACTCCGGATGGATGAAATGAACAGCTGGATGGCGTCGAACAAGAACCCCGCAGCAACGTGGGACGACTTCGCTAAGCTCCGCTCGGAATGGTCGGGAAACCTCGTCATCAAGGGAATCATGGATGCCGAAGATGCGGCCCGCGCCGTGGACGAAGGGGCGGACGGCATCTTTATCTCCAACCACGGCGGCCGGCAGTTTGACGCCCAGCCTGCCACCATCGACGTCCTGCCTTCCATCGTCGAAGCTGTGGGCGGGCGGGCGGAGATCTACCTTGACGGCGGAGTCCGGCGCGGCCACGACATCGTGAAGGCTGTGGCGCTGGGAGCCCGGGCAGTGCTTGCGGGGCGGCCGTTCGCCTACGCCCTTGCCACCGGTGGAGAACCTGCGGTTGACCGCGCATTCGGCATCCTGCGTGAGGAGCTGAAGGGGGCCATGGGTTTCGTGGGCAAGGCCTCTGTTGCGGAACTGGACAAAACCGTCTTCGCGAACCAGAGCCACTCGCCGGTGTTGAACGGCGTGCTCCTGTAA
- a CDS encoding amino acid ABC transporter permease, with protein MSDTAMASGDRALAGDGIDRQLLLGRPHQRHGLLWLTAAIVLFAIFLVGYSLVTNPRFEWGVVFGWFTSERLFTGLLRTLQLTVIAMTVGIVVGVLLALARLAPNFIIAGVAAFLVWLFRGVPVFVQLLFWGFIAAIYPRIAVGVPFGPEFFSVDANVIITPFLAAILGLGLNEGAYMSEIVRAGLLSVHRGQTEAAKALGMRRFTILWRVVLPQAMKIIIPPTGNQTISMLKTTSLVSVLAFPELLYSAQLVYSANFKTIPLLIAASLWYLLVTSILSLGQFYIERHFNRGTAAPGRSSRRKARELRSRTTAAQEVQS; from the coding sequence ATGAGCGACACCGCCATGGCATCAGGCGACCGGGCGCTTGCCGGCGACGGCATAGACCGCCAGCTTCTGTTGGGCCGTCCGCATCAGCGTCACGGGCTGTTGTGGCTGACCGCTGCCATCGTCCTGTTCGCCATCTTTCTGGTCGGCTACTCACTGGTCACCAATCCCCGATTCGAATGGGGCGTAGTTTTCGGCTGGTTCACCTCGGAGCGGCTGTTTACAGGCCTGCTGCGGACTCTTCAGCTGACGGTTATCGCCATGACCGTCGGCATCGTCGTCGGGGTCCTGCTGGCACTTGCCCGGCTCGCCCCGAACTTCATCATCGCTGGGGTCGCAGCTTTCCTGGTCTGGCTTTTCCGGGGCGTTCCGGTATTCGTCCAACTCCTCTTCTGGGGGTTCATCGCCGCGATCTATCCCCGGATCGCCGTCGGGGTTCCGTTTGGACCAGAGTTCTTCTCGGTGGACGCCAACGTGATCATCACCCCTTTCCTCGCCGCAATCCTCGGCCTCGGCCTCAACGAGGGCGCCTACATGTCCGAAATTGTCCGGGCGGGCCTCTTGAGCGTCCACCGCGGCCAGACCGAGGCCGCGAAGGCGCTGGGAATGAGGCGGTTCACCATCCTTTGGCGAGTCGTGCTGCCCCAGGCGATGAAGATCATCATCCCGCCCACCGGAAACCAGACCATTTCGATGCTGAAAACGACGTCGCTGGTCAGCGTCCTGGCTTTTCCGGAACTGCTGTACTCCGCACAGCTCGTTTACAGCGCAAACTTCAAAACCATCCCACTCCTGATTGCTGCAAGCCTTTGGTACCTGCTGGTCACCAGCATTCTGAGCTTGGGCCAGTTCTACATCGAACGCCATTTCAACAGAGGAACGGCAGCGCCGGGGCGCAGTTCCCGCCGCAAGGCTAGAGAATTGCGGTCCCGCACCACCGCCGCGCAGGAGGTCCAATCGTGA
- a CDS encoding amino acid ABC transporter ATP-binding protein: MNDVVVEARGVTKHFGDLNVLKGIDLTINKGDVTCIIGPSGSGKSTFLRCINQLETLDGGYILVEGQPVGVKIKNGRVHAQSNAEAARSRENIGMVFQGFNLFPHMTVLENVCEAPIRVRKENRKVVQERARSLLERVGLAAKADSYPGSLSGGQQQRVAIARALAMEPRLMLFDEPTSALDPELVGEVLHVMRGLADAGMTMIVVTHEIGFAREVSDHLIFMDDGSIVEQGDPRTVLRDPQHERTRQFLAKVL; this comes from the coding sequence GTGAACGACGTAGTGGTAGAGGCCAGAGGCGTCACCAAGCACTTCGGTGACCTCAACGTCCTCAAAGGGATCGACCTAACGATTAATAAAGGCGATGTCACCTGCATCATCGGACCCTCCGGTTCCGGCAAGTCCACGTTCCTGCGCTGTATTAACCAGTTGGAAACGCTCGACGGCGGCTACATCCTCGTTGAGGGACAGCCGGTGGGGGTGAAGATCAAGAACGGCCGCGTGCACGCGCAGAGCAACGCCGAGGCCGCGAGATCCCGCGAAAACATCGGCATGGTCTTCCAAGGGTTCAATCTCTTTCCCCACATGACTGTGCTCGAGAACGTCTGCGAGGCACCAATAAGGGTGAGGAAGGAAAACCGCAAGGTCGTCCAGGAGCGGGCCCGGTCCCTTCTGGAGCGGGTAGGGCTGGCAGCCAAGGCGGACTCGTATCCGGGTTCCCTGTCCGGCGGGCAGCAGCAACGGGTGGCCATCGCGCGGGCACTGGCAATGGAGCCGCGGTTGATGCTCTTTGACGAGCCGACGTCGGCCCTGGATCCGGAACTGGTGGGCGAGGTGCTCCACGTGATGCGTGGGCTGGCCGATGCCGGGATGACGATGATCGTGGTAACCCACGAAATCGGTTTTGCCCGGGAGGTCAGCGACCACCTGATTTTCATGGACGACGGCAGCATCGTGGAGCAGGGCGATCCGCGCACTGTCCTGCGGGATCCCCAGCATGAGCGCACCAGGCAGTTCCTGGCGAAAGTACTTTAG
- a CDS encoding class II glutamine amidotransferase produces the protein MCRLFGLHAGPEPVRATFWLLDAPDSLSVQSRREPDGAGIGTFDAEGRAHVAKQPLAAWEDHAFAREARDLQSTTFLAHVRYASTGAHTMANTHPFEQDGRLFAHNGAFGGLERLDRHLAELGAADLVHGQTDSERLFALITAECRRAGGDVEKGITRAITWVATELPVFSLNIVVTTATDLWAVRYPATHELHMLQRDPAAAPEPAPLEAQSSRINARSKELSRSRHVLIATEPMDRNPDWCALSPGELVHVGPDLAVTTRFPFPDSPRHLLTLSDLEPSAAASQTS, from the coding sequence ATGTGCCGACTATTTGGCCTGCACGCCGGGCCCGAACCAGTCCGGGCCACGTTCTGGCTGCTGGACGCCCCGGACAGCCTCTCAGTGCAAAGCCGGAGGGAGCCCGACGGCGCCGGCATAGGCACCTTCGACGCGGAAGGCAGGGCACATGTGGCCAAGCAGCCGCTGGCTGCCTGGGAGGACCACGCCTTCGCGCGCGAGGCACGCGATCTGCAAAGCACGACATTCCTGGCCCACGTGCGGTACGCGAGCACCGGAGCGCACACGATGGCCAACACGCACCCGTTCGAGCAGGACGGGCGGCTGTTCGCGCACAACGGCGCTTTCGGTGGCCTCGAACGGCTCGATCGCCACCTGGCGGAGCTGGGGGCCGCTGACCTCGTGCACGGCCAGACCGACAGCGAACGACTCTTCGCGCTGATCACCGCCGAGTGCCGCAGGGCTGGCGGCGATGTCGAGAAGGGCATCACCCGGGCCATCACGTGGGTCGCCACGGAATTGCCCGTCTTCAGCCTGAACATCGTGGTGACCACCGCGACGGACCTCTGGGCTGTCAGGTATCCCGCCACCCACGAGTTACACATGCTGCAACGTGACCCTGCCGCGGCTCCCGAACCTGCCCCTTTGGAGGCTCAGAGCTCACGGATCAACGCCCGGAGTAAAGAGCTTTCCCGTTCCAGGCACGTCCTCATCGCCACCGAACCGATGGACCGCAACCCGGACTGGTGCGCCCTAAGTCCCGGCGAGCTGGTGCACGTCGGCCCTGATCTCGCTGTCACCACGAGGTTTCCCTTCCCGGACAGCCCCAGGCACCTGCTCACTCTTTCGGACCTTGAACCCTCGGCCGCGGCGTCCCAGACATCCTGA